A DNA window from Phyllostomus discolor isolate MPI-MPIP mPhyDis1 chromosome X, mPhyDis1.pri.v3, whole genome shotgun sequence contains the following coding sequences:
- the LOC114505521 gene encoding cancer/testis antigen 47A-like has protein sequence MSDTGEGNPTLGGQENPMDDVRARVWEAGAEDVVIHDSGPYGNEEGEGEVEAEVEVLGEAEGGAQGEAEAGTRTGTQPGEAGVTGAVGGLDVEATAAGVPEGGVSGEDYNMAPAHDGEQYLERRAPRLVFLDLVRTMLHRLYYNDHIIVPPRRRLRVVQPRSQMPIHVSGIRMLSVPGGSGEGAAAIVPEGSGEGATAVVSRGSGEGAAAMVPKGSGEGAAAMVPKGSGEGAAAMAPEDQPEADVQEPAQKAEGPEETTKYQYENTEEESQDAEAKEKKEFNENKDPKRM, from the exons ATGTCTGACACTGGCGAGGGAAACCCTACCCTGGGGGGGCAGGAGAACCCCATGGACGACGTGAGAGCCAGGGTCTGGGAGGCGGGAGCTGAAGACGTGGTGATTCATGACTCTGGGCCCTATGGGAATGAGGAGGGCGAGGGCGAAGTCGAGGCTGAAGTTGAGGTCCTGGGCGAAGCTGAAGGTGGGGCCCAGGGTGAGGCCGAGGCCGGGACCCGGACTGGGACCCAGCCAGGGGAGGCCGGAGTCACAGGGGCTGTGGGTGGTCTTGATGTGGAAGCCACGGCAGCCGGAGTCCCAGAGGGAGGCGTCAGCGGGGAGGATTACAACATGGCTCCGGCACACGATGGGGAGCAGTACCTAGAACGTCGAGCGCCCCGCCTCGTGTTCCTGGACCTGGTGCGCACAATGCTGCACCGCCTGTACTACAACGACCACATCATCGTGCCTCCGCGCCGCCGCTTAAGGGTAGTTCAGCCCAGGTCTCAGATGCCCATTCACGTGAGCGGGATCCGCATGCTCTCAGTGCCCGGGGGCTCGGGAGAGGGGGCAGCAGCCATTGTACCTGAGGGCTCCGGAGAGGGGGCCACAGCGGTGGTGTCCCGGGGCTCCGGAGAGGGGGCCGCCGCCATGGTGCCCAAGGGCTCCGGAGAGGGGGCCGCAGCGATGGTGCCCAAGGGCTCCGGAGAGGGGGCTGCAGCCATGGCGCCCGAGGACCAGCCCGAGGCCGACGTCCAGGAGCCCGCGCAGAAGGCTGAAGGCCCAGAGG AGACAACTAAATATCAGTATGAAAACACTGAGGAAGAGTCCCAAGATGCTgaggctaaagaaaaaaaagagtttaatgAGAACAAGGATCCGAAAAGGATGTGA